The segment CTACAGAGTACTTCTGAGGACTACATAATcagtacagttgacctttgaacacgggtttgaactgtgtgggtccactcatgtggatttttttcaataaatgtgtactCCAGGACTGACTTGacccatggttggttgaatcacAGATGCGgagccacagatacagaggaaccatCTGTACGGAGGGTTAACTAACTCTAAGTTCTGTATAGATTTTCAGTTGTGCAGAGGGTTGGTGCCCCTGATCCCTGTGTTGTTCCAGGGTCAGCTGTGTTTCCTCAGCACCTGCATATCTCTGATAAGCACCCCAGGTGCAGAGCGTAGTGTTCTGTGCGTTGGATATTGTATGGTGTCCAGGATCTGCTTTCAAATACTGCAACCTCCCCAAATTCTGGGGTGCTATATGAAACTGGCAGAGTGTCAATAATTGCTGAAGCTGGGTTCATTACATACAGGGGGCTTCACGGTACTCCTGTCTCAGCTGTGGAATGTTTGACAGTTTCTCAATAAGAagttgtttttgccttttccttttaaagTGTGTTGTGACAGCTTCCTTGGGCCCACTTTCTCTCTGTGTCACCCCAGGCCGACGTGATGGCGGACAGGGTCCCACGCTGCCCGGTCTGCACTGGCGTTGTGAAGCCCGACATCGTGTTCTTTGGGGAGATGCTGCCCCACAGGTTCCTGCTGCATCTGGCTGACTTCCCCATGGCAGACCTGCTGCTCATCCTTGGGACCTCTCTGGAGGTTTGTCAGCGGCCCTGTGGTGCACAGACATGTGGGAGGAGGCTGGCGGGacgaggcagaggaggtggggctggtgggACAGACACTGGGGCCACACCTCTGTAAGGTGAGTGGATTCAACGTGCGAGGGAGCAGGGGTGTTCCGGGCCTAGAATGGGGAGCGGGGGGGCGCTCAGCGTTGGAGGTATCAGAGTGCAGGTATAGGCACACACGCAGGGGAAGGGGTGTGGGGCCCCGAGGTGGGAGCACGTCTCCCAGGTCGTATCACAGAGACCGGCCTTGTGTAGAAGCAGTGAAACCAGGAATGTAGCTGGTCATCCTCGGGTCAGAGAGACTTGAGCACAGGGACTGAGGTGAGCAGGTGTCCCGGAGGCTGAGCAGTCGGACCGCGGGGCTACCGGGACAGCAGAGAGGGACGGCCGGACTCGGGGCCTGGCGCCACCTTGAGGACCGAAGAGGCAGGTGTCTGTCTCTTGGTGGGGGTCAGGGCCTTTGCCGGGGGTCGGGGGAATCTGGACCAGGGGTGCTGAGTTCAGGCCTGCACACGTGTGTTTGAGGTGCCTGGGAGATGCATCTGGATTTGAAGCTCAGGAGACTTCTACTAAAGGACGTGATGAGACCCTGAAGTGGGCTGTGCCTGATTGGATGCAGGCACCGAGGGGCAGAGGGGCCCCAGCCAGTCAGAGGCCCAGAGCTGTGTGTTTTTTCAGTGAAtctgcctgctgtgtgccaggccctgttgcAGTGCGTGTGTCAGGAACCCCTCAGTGGTGGCCCCTCTGTGAGGCGCCGGGCCCTTGCTCTCAGGGAGCGAGACCAGATAGACGAGCTGTCGTGTCACTGGAGAGTGTGGATGAGGAGGGCAGGTAAGATGGCGGCGTGCATCAACTTTAGCAGGGAGACCCACAGGATCCAGGAGATGGCGGAAGAGAAAGGGGGCGTGGGTgagagggaggctgggctgggcgggGACAAGGGCATCGAGACCCAGCGGTGGGAGTGCTACTGAAGAAATGAAACGGATGCTGGGTTTTCTGCACATCCAAGGTCTCACTCTCAGTCTGTGCTGTGCCTCCAAGGCCGCAGGGGCTGTGGCAGAAAGGTCCTGGGGGCTTGGGAGGGCGGGCACTGTGCTCCTCACGTTTGGGCAGTTTTTCAGGTGGAACCTTTCGCCAGCTTGTCTGAGGCCGTGCGGAGCTCGGTGCCCCGCCTGCTCATCAACCGGGACTTGGTCGGGTCCTTGGCTAGGCATCCTCGGGGCAGGGATGTGGTCCAGCTGGGGGACGTGGTTCACGGTGTGAAAAGGCTGGTGGAGCTTCTGGGCTGGACGGAGGAGATGCGGGACCTCATCCGGCGGGAAGCTGGAAAGGTAGGGACTGCTGGGAGTCACGGGAGGGGCTGTCTCTTCTACTCTGGGGTCTGGTCAACCTGGAGTGGCGCCCTCTTTGGCTAAAACAGTAACAGTAATAGGTAATATTGCTGTTAaccctgtaccaggcactgtttggCGCCATCTATGTGCTTATGAATCGGGTGCTGTGATTCTTAATACCTCtgtttagagatgaagaaactgatgcttCGTGCCTGCTGAGTGGCAGAGGGGAGATGAGGGTCCAGGCAGACAGGGCTGTCGTCCTGCAGTCATCACACACTTCAGCTGTCTCTGTACCCTAAACTGAAGGAGCACTCCAGGATAAGATGTGATTCTGAAGTTCTCTCAACCTGTGTGGGATGATGCTTTTAGGAGATAATCAGCGTGAGAGGAGTTGACGTATCATCTACTGAGCATAGAAAGTCAGACAGCCTTGATCTCTCTAGATGTCAAACCTCCTATAAACAAGTGAAGTTACAGAAAATGCAGTTTCCCATGAGAATCAGTTAGCATGTGTAGCCTTGATGTGAGGGGTTATTTTCTACAGGGGGCAGCATTAAGCATCTGAAGTCCAGTTGTCTCAAAGAGGATTATTTATGATTACAGCCAGGTATAACACTGCTGAAAGTGGACTTCACCAGAATGCTGTAGTTTTATGTTCTTGCTGTCTTGGGAAACCTCTCCACCCTTTGGCCGTGACTGCTTCAGGACTCAGGGCCATGAGTCAGCCCTTTCCTCTCACCTCCAATGGCAAAAGCCTCCAGCCTCTGGCTACAGCCTGATTTCTTACCAATTTGAACCAATGCAAGAAGAatatgaggcttttttttttttttgcggtacgcaggcctctcactgttctggcctctcccgttgcggagcgcaggctccggacgcgcaggcccagtggccatggcccacgggcccagccgctccgcggcatgcgggatcctcccgaaccggggcacgaacccgcgtcccccgcatcggcaggcggactcccaatcactgcgccaccagggaagccctatgagggTTTTTAAAGATATAAGACTTTGCAGTTATATTGTTTTCATGATATTAGACATCATTGCCTTTCAATCCAGAGTTTGGCTCCTAGGGATAAGATGTAGGACGGTGCCGTTTCTCATCTCATTATATGGAGGAAATAAAGACCATCAAATGTTAAATTCACATTGCTAGGTCACTTAATGGACGCAGAGTCCGGCTAACACGGATGCTTACACTTTACACCTCGAGAGGAACCGTAGCAGATGCCTTGCTCACAGGGGAGTAGAGATCTTGGTCAGATCTGCCCGGCAGCTTACACGGGAGCCTTTCTGTGGCTGACTTCCTACTTCCATATAACAGCAAGACAAAGTCAAGTAGCCTCTATAGACTTTTGGAATTATAGTCCTATAGGATTTGACCTGTGCTATTTTCTAGTCCCACAGAAATTTGTGGAAAGTTACAATTTTAAGggtcttattttaaaagagttgCTGTCCAAGAATAAACACTAAGGGATGAGCTGAAGTCCAAGTTGGATTACTTTTCCAAACAGTGAATGTACTTGAGTACATCTTGACTGGTTACTTAAGTGAAGCCCTCCATTTAGCCACCCAGTTTTGCCCAGCCCTGCTGGCATCGTCTTAACTTGGTTGAACAGCAGCATTTGCAGACAGAAAAGCTTCCGTTTTAGGAAGTAATTTAATTCCAGGCCCCGAGATGTGCCCGGGTGTGTTTTCAGATAACCAGTTTCCTCTCTCCTTTGTGCTCCAGTTTGATGGTCGGGACAAATTAGGAGAGTGAGGGCCACTCCTTGCACCAGAAATGGCTGTACGGGAGTCACGGCCCGCTTCTGATGAGCCCTCTGCCTGAAGAACAGCTCGGGCACGTTGACAAATTTTGGCTGAACCAGAACATGCGACCTGAGGCTGCCCCTGGAGTGTCTTCCCAGGTCATAAGAGCCTGTGCACTCAGGGCCACCCCAGCCACAGATGTGCAGGAGCTGCCTGGCCTGACTTTTTGCTGAAGCTCTTAATGCCACAAGCGTTCTTCTGATGGTGAACCTCTTGAACTCAAGACAACCTGGAACCCCAGACTGGACTCCATCTGAAGGGCAGGTTCAGCATCTGTC is part of the Physeter macrocephalus isolate SW-GA unplaced genomic scaffold, ASM283717v5 random_1483, whole genome shotgun sequence genome and harbors:
- the LOC114485288 gene encoding NAD-dependent protein deacetylase sirtuin-3, mitochondrial-like isoform X1, whose amino-acid sequence is MADRVPRCPVCTGVVKPDIVFFGEMLPHRFLLHLADFPMADLLLILGTSLEVEPFASLSEAVRSSVPRLLINRDLVGSLARHPRGRDVVQLGDVVHGVKRLVELLGWTEEMRDLIRREAGKFDGRDKLGE
- the LOC114485288 gene encoding NAD-dependent protein deacetylase sirtuin-3, mitochondrial-like isoform X2, whose amino-acid sequence is MADRVPRCPVCTGVVKPDIVFFGEMLPHRFLLHLADFPMADLLLILGTSLEVEPFASLSEAVRSSVPRLLINRDLVGSLARHPRGRDVVQLGDVVHGVKRLVELLGWTEEMRDLIRREAGKVGTAGSHGRGCLFYSGVWSTWSGALFG